In Humulus lupulus chromosome 7, drHumLupu1.1, whole genome shotgun sequence, the following are encoded in one genomic region:
- the LOC133788403 gene encoding universal stress protein A-like protein isoform X2: MADVSTMERKILVAVDEGEESAYALSWCLKNVITVNSKDTLILLYVKPPRTVYTALDGTGYLFSTDIMAAMTKYGNDVADCVIEKAKRTCRDLQDVKVESRIESGDPRDVICQVVENIGADVFVMGSHGYGLLKRAFLGSVSNHCAQNVKCPVLIVKKPKTNAENK; encoded by the exons ATGGCTGACGTATCGACCATGGAGCGGAAGATCCTCGTGGCCGTCGATGAAGGTGAGGAGAGTGCGTACGCGCTCTCGTGGTGCCTCAAGAACGTGATCACTGTTAATTCCAAAGATACCCTTATCTTACTCTACGTCAAGCCCCCACGGACCGTTTATACGGCTCTAGATGGCACAG GGTATTTGTTTTCAACTGATATCATGGCTGCTATGACCAAATACGGTAATGACGTGGCGGACTGCGTGATCGAGAAAGCTAAGAGAACGTGCAGAGATCTTCAGGAT GTTAAGGTGGAGTCGAGAATAGAGAGCGGTGATCCTAGGGATGTGATTTGCCAGGTGGTGGAGAATATTGGTGCTGACGTGTTTGTCATGGGAAGCCATGGTTATGGTCTCCTTAAAAG GGCTTTTCTTGGTAGTGTGAGCAACCACTGTGCTCAGAATGTGAAATGTCCAGTCTTGATAGTGAAGAAGCCCAAAACAAATGCTGAGAACAAATGA
- the LOC133788403 gene encoding universal stress protein A-like protein isoform X1: MADVSTMERKILVAVDEGEESAYALSWCLKNVITVNSKDTLILLYVKPPRTVYTALDGTGEEEEGPSGYLFSTDIMAAMTKYGNDVADCVIEKAKRTCRDLQDVKVESRIESGDPRDVICQVVENIGADVFVMGSHGYGLLKRAFLGSVSNHCAQNVKCPVLIVKKPKTNAENK, from the exons ATGGCTGACGTATCGACCATGGAGCGGAAGATCCTCGTGGCCGTCGATGAAGGTGAGGAGAGTGCGTACGCGCTCTCGTGGTGCCTCAAGAACGTGATCACTGTTAATTCCAAAGATACCCTTATCTTACTCTACGTCAAGCCCCCACGGACCGTTTATACGGCTCTAGATGGCACAGGTGAGGAGGAGGAGGGCCCTTCAG GGTATTTGTTTTCAACTGATATCATGGCTGCTATGACCAAATACGGTAATGACGTGGCGGACTGCGTGATCGAGAAAGCTAAGAGAACGTGCAGAGATCTTCAGGAT GTTAAGGTGGAGTCGAGAATAGAGAGCGGTGATCCTAGGGATGTGATTTGCCAGGTGGTGGAGAATATTGGTGCTGACGTGTTTGTCATGGGAAGCCATGGTTATGGTCTCCTTAAAAG GGCTTTTCTTGGTAGTGTGAGCAACCACTGTGCTCAGAATGTGAAATGTCCAGTCTTGATAGTGAAGAAGCCCAAAACAAATGCTGAGAACAAATGA